Below is a genomic region from Medicago truncatula cultivar Jemalong A17 chromosome 3, MtrunA17r5.0-ANR, whole genome shotgun sequence.
agtccctatatgCATTTTACAGGAACTATTTTGGAAGATTAAAAGtgtccatttttttaatttgttttttttttaaaaaatagaggcTATTCTTGCGAATTAAAATATTATGGGTTATTAGATTCATTGGTCCattaaataatttcaagttttcattttggtcctataaTTAATATAACGTACGTTTAAGTCCCTCACTTTTTCCtctgtttgccaaataaatccaaTCCGTCAAAATAATAGTCTACGTGGCAAATCCTAAGTGGCTActgtaatatttattttcttcatcttcttcctcactcTAGTTCATCATGTTTAACATCACATTCAACAACATCATacaaaacccataaaaaattcaaaaacaaccaTCAACCCCACTTCTAAAACACCGTTgtaccatcatcatcatttttggTTCCCGTAAAGAAATCATCACCACTATACCAGCTTAAAAAAAATCCAGCAAATAACCATCATTTTCGGATGAATCcagcaaataacaaaaataaatgaatcatTATACCATCAATGGAGAAGGATTGAAACTAAACCAATTAGGAAGATGATATGGGaaatcagaaaataaaaaacccaaataaactcaaatcaaacccaaacaaactcaaatCATTGTTCGATCCTTGCTTTGTGCATCTTTCTGGATTTTGACGGAAATAGGAGAACGCAACAACAACGCCAAAGACGAACTCAACGACGGCGACATTACCTCAACGACAACCGCACGGTGACAAAAATTTCAGATCTataaaagaggagagaaaaccACACGGTTTCTGGATTTTATATCATTGTTTGCAGCTTTAGTAACAATTCCATGAGTAGTAGCAACTACACTGTTTTTATCTTTGCGcgaaagaggagagaaaaaagAGTGAATCAGAGACATTCATCGTTTTAGGGATTTGATAGTAAAAGAACCTCATTAATACAAATCAATGAGTTTGAGTTGCAAACTTTTAAAGAATAATAAGTGATTTTTGTTTGCTTTTTTACTTTGGTATGGAtgatgattttatggatttgatTATAAAAACGGTGAATTAGATTAGACAataaatttacataaaattagggttcgagGCTTGGTTTGATAGGGATTAGGTCATTAGATTCATTCAACAATCTGAAGacaaagaagtctactcactcatgttcattgtagacatatagaagaagaagaagaacataaaataaaaaggagaacttttattcaaagaaacatttGTCACTTATaatttccaagaacaaaagatgattcAATATGTTTGCTAggtactctatttatagtctacAACTACTTAAGCCCCAAGAAATACATCAATaaaatgttccacaagaaaccacaAACTTTAGGtcagaaataaactaaataGGCAGCTTGTCGGAGAAGCAAAAGCATAAAAAGAAGTGTTGTGGTGGTGgtacgggccgtgccaactttatGACTTTGGCCAATAAGCTTCAAACTTTGATGGCGGGGCCACACCGCTGTCCAGCGCGGCCATGCCTGATATTTTTTCACagaatctttatatttttggtctGAATCAGCTCAAaatctcctttcttttgctccaagactaaatctttcaaatatttgttcctgaaattaaataacttgcaattgaaatagttataaaaagtaaataaaaaacataaaatctaaataaaacataCTCAAATAATCTATTATAAACaataattattgactcattAATAACACAAGATAACACCACACACTACCTTCAATTGATCAAGTGTCAGTTCTAATaaacaattaattcattttttcattgaTATGAAATGATCTAATAAGTAAATAACTTAAATCATGCTAAGAAGTTGATCATTGCAATATTTAGTGTTGTGAATTGATTCCCAACGTACTTGAATCAACTAACATAGACGAGCATTTTAGCAACTACGTACGAGAACTTGTTGAATGAATGCTTTATTAATTAAAGAATCCGTAAAAACACAATTTATCatgcattttaaattaaaaaataaatttgaatatcaGATAAGTCACACATAATTGATTGGATCTCATCACTTATTAATTGATTGGACTTCTAGCATTTGAATTGACGCAATGAACACAGTAAAACTCACATACTTGTATTGTTATGCAACTtactgtgatttttttttaatgtatgttCATCGTTCTTGGTTGCAATCACATTTTTATCCAATTTAGCTTAACTAACTTAATCAAGTTAAAAGCTGTACTATTTTAATACCGCGGATCCACAGATCCTAAccaataaatatatacataccAGTTCAAGTATGTTTCTCAATTTTGAACCTAGCATTTTTCAAGATACTGTAATTTGGCaagcatatatattttagatatATAATAGATTTAATTTGACAAGCATAGGATATGTTTGATCATATACATGAACATAGGATGGGAGCATTTTTTTGCCACCTTCTCTTATTTAAAAAACCTATTTACACATCTAGAGCTCCGACTACTCATTACCGTCTACAGAGACCTTAATACAGCAGATAAGATTTGAAACTACCCTACGAAATTTGACATCTACTATATTTGGCAATTATTTGTTCAGTTTATACAACTCCTCCACCAAGTGTGTACACACACAGGAGTATATAATCCAATTCCAAGCACATATTATGCTGAGTCTGTCATTCATATATATGTCTTGGTCACATAAAGCTACTTGGTTAAACATGATTACATCATTCATTCCTTCTTTGCCTGATCAGTTTCTTCATTCTTTGCAAATCTTCCACGGACTCTTGGTTGACTGTCAGCTAGAGCCTTCCTGCAAGCATACTGAAACCAACCCAAATCATCATATGAAGAGCAACGGAAAATTGCAATGGTTAGTAGCTTCAAAAGTAGGTAATGATTTAGGTCATGTTCTAAGCAGGAAGAATttacaaaataacattttcaaGGCTTTTTATTCATGTTCAATTCTCacatatttgaaaatgtgcaggcttataattaactaccttgATTTTCCTCCCGAAATTCCTCTTTGTCTTCTTGTTCCTGTATCTAGAGAGCTTTTGCAAGCGCTCCTCACTGCTGCAGTTACTGGTAAAAAACGGCCTCTCCACGGGAGATTGGACAACGTTCATATTAGCATTGCCAAAAGTCTGTCACAAAAACAGAAACCATCCGAATGAGAGGAATAAATACCTAGGAACACCTTAAAAGTAGAAATTGTTTGTGACTCCATACAAGGATCCACAATTTATAGGATAAACTGATAAATTATCCTATTTCTGGATGTGAAAAGTTGGGCTTTAAATTATTATACCTTTATATCTCCTTCACTAAATGATCTTCGCATGCCATAAACCGCATCAAAATCTATTCCTGAGATACCAAGGAAAGCAGGCTTCATTGCAGCAGATCCATGCATCCAATCCATCGAACTTAAACTTCCTGAGCTAACGCTCTTCAGTAATAATGGCATATCAGGAAGTGGCTTGTTTTCTTGAATTATGTTCTCGTCAATGTTCAGTAATGGAACCTTGATTTCTAGAATCTCAGAGAGTGGTGACTCCATTCCCGCCTTCTCAAATAGATCCTTTTTGCAATCATAGAATACATCGCTGAGAAGCTGttcattttgaagaatagaaATATCTGTGGACTTTACGTCTTCGCCACAAGATATCATTGAGATGGCTGCTGTCATGGGATCAAGGTCAATGCCCGACTCTTCGATCATCGGTTCGGGTGCTTTGAACAGATCTCCCTCTGCTGCAAAATCATATTCGGACATTGCAGAAAACTGAACAAGGTCACTCTGCATTAAAAAAGTCATATccataaacaaaaaagagatTAAAAGATGTATTAAAGCACGCCTTATTGATGCGAATCAGACCATATATGATACAGACACTGTTTTTCAACTTTtgtaaaaagagaagaaaagaaaaacaagtagGAGGAAGATAAAGAGAGAATCTATCTGTGATAGTGAGGCGACAGGAAAAAAGGATGTCAGTAAAAGAACTGAGAAATGCTTTCAGAAAGTTTCAAGCACAATCTAAGAAATGTATAAATTCTCAGGTCTAGGAAATTTGGACTCAAGTATTTATTATCCAAACAGTACATATCAAGAAGAAAAGGAGtttgtacttttaattttttcagtAGAAATCATCAAAACAGAATAGAATAGGAATAACACACCACATAGGCACAAACCAATATTCACACTGTCTAGCATAAGCTTTGCATAAATGAAAGCTATATAAAGCAATAACTAGCTTAGAAGCATCTTgttcaaaaacaaatataaacatatcaaaataCTTAAACTGCAAATGCTTAAAATCCTAACCATCCTTGTAAATCTCTACACTCAAGTTGGATGCTCTTCCTTTGACCAAAATGAGAAGGTGGATTAGTCAAGCCACTAAACCAAAGACCTAGCCTCAAAACcatcatttgaaattctcacTGACCACTTTCATCATTAATTTAACAGGAACAGAAATAGCAAAAACCTTTCTACAACTATCTATAATTAAATGATTGAGTTAAGCATTACCAAATCCCTTTCTctacactttttattttctatcctTATTTTAAAGGAGGCAAGCGAATAAAAAGCTTTTTCCTCTTTAATCTCCCTCAGTgcagcacaaaaaaaaaagacaaacccCACTAAGATTTCACACTTCACACTAGAAACTCATAAATAAATAGAAGGAAGATTATACAACACGGAACTATCACATAAAGGGAATATTTCCCTTTTATGctcaattttatttcattttctattaCTTTTTCAGATCTAGCACATGAACACAAATCCAGCTGTTTCCACTTGTGCTACTactatcacaaaaaaaacattcagaCAGAAAGGAAGGACCAAACATCAAATGAAACATTAAAAACAgtttagttatatttttttttcttgaactTCATACTAAATTATCAACCGccaaacaaggaataaaacttataaattataaataaataaaatatttattattgaatacAGAGTGACCCAACTgtaaagttttaaaatttattgaatataatgaaaaaccCATCAAAGAAAAGGTGAGATAGAGAAATGAGAAAGCACCATTGAAGCATTGAACTTCTGGTTTCTGCAGTAGTCTTCAAGTTGATGAAGCTCTTGAGAGAAATTATGTAGATAAGACCATGGGAAAAGAAGACCATTTTCTCTATACATTTTTGCTACACAAAAACACTTCTAGAACACTCTTAAACTtggaagagaagaacaagaactaaaacaaaaagtacaAAGTGATGAGTTAGGCAAAGCAAGATAGAAAAAGTTGTATTATtatatgaagaaaagaaaaaaatagagcaTAAATTTGGGGATGTTACTTAGAGGAGTTTGGAAGTATGATGTAACAGATATAAAATAAGGACAAAGTAGGAAACTGACGACACCATGTTATAATCTAGTGTCCCAATGTTGTTGTCAAGAACTTTATAATGAAAATATCGAAAGGTAgggtattattattttaatatatatatatatatatatatatatatatatatatatatatatatatatattttgggaGTATTATTATAATTGCAATTTGGAGAGTAGAGACAGATGAATTGCACCGAGCCAATATGACAATATCAGTGGTCATGGTGGTAGGGGGGACTGGAACACAACAGTGATCATCACTCATTCTCAGTACTATAGGTCACGGCAGTGTAGGACCACATGGAGTTCAGGACTACTTGAAGTCATTAACCTATATTGTCGttgtaataattaattatactaaaaattaaagttaatgaatatgttaaattttctt
It encodes:
- the LOC11446456 gene encoding uncharacterized protein isoform X1: MYRENGLLFPWSYLHNFSQELHQLEDYCRNQKFNASMSDLVQFSAMSEYDFAAEGDLFKAPEPMIEESGIDLDPMTAAISMISCGEDVKSTDISILQNEQLLSDVFYDCKKDLFEKAGMESPLSEILEIKVPLLNIDENIIQENKPLPDMPLLLKSVSSGSLSSMDWMHGSAAMKPAFLGISGIDFDAVYGMRRSFSEGDIKTFGNANMNVVQSPVERPFFTSNCSSEERLQKLSRYRNKKTKRNFGRKIKYACRKALADSQPRVRGRFAKNEETDQAKKE
- the LOC11446456 gene encoding uncharacterized protein isoform X2; this encodes MSDLVQFSAMSEYDFAAEGDLFKAPEPMIEESGIDLDPMTAAISMISCGEDVKSTDISILQNEQLLSDVFYDCKKDLFEKAGMESPLSEILEIKVPLLNIDENIIQENKPLPDMPLLLKSVSSGSLSSMDWMHGSAAMKPAFLGISGIDFDAVYGMRRSFSEGDIKTFGNANMNVVQSPVERPFFTSNCSSEERLQKLSRYRNKKTKRNFGRKIKYACRKALADSQPRVRGRFAKNEETDQAKKE